In the Brucella anthropi ATCC 49188 genome, one interval contains:
- a CDS encoding translocation/assembly module TamB domain-containing protein — protein sequence MTRFLAIIAFVAFAVTAVIFGWPEQQKQLQAQAQVPAQAQDQASGQEQAEAPAEEEKSYFLSFVESQLSAPNRRISISGISGVLSSEATVGSITIADREGVWLRIENAKLNWSRTALLVGRLSIQSLAAERIDIIRKPLPDNSLPSPESSTFSLPELPISISLDQLAIARLHFGPDIFGLESEVSANGSLSLADGSLDSNFDIKRLDGPGGNFALRAAYANSDQKVDLDLKVSEPANGIVANLLNIDGRPPVDLTLKGAGPLDELKVDLALDTNGSRTLTGEFALNRQGQAPDGGRVFSARFNGPIAVLVPPVFRDFFGAETVLSADGFLKDAGGFRLDDLALNSAALKLKASAETGNDRFLNKLRIDASIADESKGRVLLPVKGAETYIDNAKFQVAYGDRPTNDWTGTLAIAGLKNATISADSIALDMGGVAENLSDAANRHITFKVNGGMDGISAERAEIAEALGSKIALAIDGAWRAGSPVELAQANIAGNGLSLDLKGNIDDFAFNGDIAAKIASLAPFGALADRDLAGSIDVNAKGIVRPVSGAFQLDLNGTAQNMRTGTEAVDRILDGAVNLSGALGRSSEGFSARDFRIGNELSEITANGSFASDKASFDFGVMLSDLKLLSDQASGRMTVKGSARGDDKLIALALRADAPEGTLAGRKLSEGGLDFNAMLDGNAKTGAALSGKLAGSAFLNGQRVDLGTLIDIVNDEKRLTDLVFNAGGAHLSGNVTQTAKGLLTGALKLDAPDISTAAALALAEATGAANADITLDANDGRQNASVTANAKDIKVNGNRITSADIALTAKDLFGVPVVDGNAAARDIMVGTFGIDSFDAKANATGSKTDFTANTKLKIGTVASAAGSLEPKNGGFELGLASAHVKQGTLSANLAAPATISMKGEEISFGDIIINTGADASAGQVKVNGVVDGRLDLSVALSNLPLALANTFKPELGLGGTVNGTARITGTKEAPNVAFDMAARGVTAAELKKQGIAALNADAKGTSANNRLNVDAHVTGGGGIDVRANGGVPLSKGDLAIDVNLANLPLTALNGAVKGQDLAGNVTGTARVTGPLTNPAAIFNLRGTGLAAKPLRDNGLAPLTLQAAGSYAAMAIDFSSLTVDGPRGLNVTANGKVPFSGQGLGVNVNGSIPLALANRFLADRGAQVNGTLTLTASVSGGFNRPQLRGMFSTNGATFVDPDTNVRLNNINVMGSLDGETVTLRQVNAALGSGGSVSASGTISTNAEASFPANIEIKLNRARYADGKLVVATVDGGITISGPLMRDPLISGRIDVDRAEISVPENLGGGAAYVPVRHKNTPKNVQVTLDRAKVETRRSKVPTPTARPTVPRLDVVINAPNQIFVRGRGLDTELGGRLRLTGPVTDIKPVGAFDMIRGRIGILGQRITFDEGNVTLVGDLNPQLNFVARSEGNEITAIVTVTGTVDNLDIKFSSTPELPQDEVLAQLIFKRSIGELSAFQIAQLAAAAAELAGGSNNSLMNKLRAGTGLDDLDVVTDDKGQTAVRAGRYIRDNIYLGVEAGSGGSTKGTVNLDITRNLKAKGSLGAEGDSSGGIFYEKDY from the coding sequence ATTTCAATCAGTCTCGATCAGCTTGCCATTGCGCGCCTGCATTTCGGGCCGGATATTTTCGGTCTCGAATCGGAAGTATCCGCCAATGGCAGCCTGTCGCTTGCCGATGGTTCGCTCGATTCAAATTTCGACATCAAGCGTCTCGACGGTCCCGGCGGAAATTTTGCCCTTCGCGCGGCCTATGCCAATTCTGACCAGAAGGTCGATCTCGACCTTAAAGTCTCGGAACCGGCTAACGGCATCGTCGCCAACCTGTTGAACATCGATGGTCGTCCTCCGGTCGATCTTACTTTGAAAGGCGCCGGTCCGCTTGACGAGTTGAAGGTCGATCTTGCGCTCGACACCAACGGTAGCCGCACGTTGACAGGCGAATTCGCGCTCAACCGGCAAGGTCAGGCGCCCGATGGCGGACGTGTTTTCTCTGCCCGTTTCAACGGTCCGATCGCGGTTCTTGTACCGCCTGTATTCCGCGATTTCTTCGGTGCCGAAACCGTACTGTCGGCGGATGGCTTCCTGAAGGATGCAGGCGGCTTCCGCCTTGATGATCTGGCGCTGAACAGCGCTGCCTTGAAACTGAAGGCTTCTGCCGAAACCGGCAATGACCGCTTCCTGAACAAGCTGCGCATCGATGCCTCCATTGCCGATGAGAGCAAGGGCCGCGTCCTCCTGCCGGTCAAGGGCGCTGAAACCTATATCGACAATGCAAAGTTCCAGGTCGCTTACGGTGATCGCCCGACCAATGACTGGACGGGAACGCTTGCCATTGCCGGTCTCAAGAACGCAACGATTTCCGCCGACAGCATCGCGCTCGATATGGGCGGCGTTGCCGAGAACCTGAGCGATGCCGCCAATCGCCATATCACCTTCAAGGTCAATGGCGGGATGGATGGCATTTCGGCAGAACGGGCGGAAATTGCCGAGGCGCTTGGCAGCAAGATTGCGCTCGCCATCGATGGCGCATGGCGCGCCGGCTCGCCGGTCGAGCTGGCGCAAGCCAATATTGCCGGTAACGGTCTCAGCCTCGATCTCAAGGGTAATATCGACGACTTTGCCTTCAATGGCGATATCGCCGCCAAGATTGCAAGCCTTGCGCCGTTCGGCGCTCTGGCTGACCGTGACCTTGCAGGCAGCATCGATGTCAACGCCAAGGGCATTGTTCGCCCGGTTAGCGGTGCATTCCAGCTCGACCTTAACGGCACAGCACAGAACATGCGCACCGGCACGGAAGCAGTCGACCGCATTCTCGATGGTGCCGTCAATCTCAGCGGCGCGCTTGGCCGCAGCAGCGAAGGGTTTTCGGCGCGTGATTTCCGTATCGGCAATGAGCTGAGCGAAATCACTGCCAATGGTTCCTTTGCATCCGACAAGGCAAGTTTCGACTTCGGCGTCATGCTGTCCGATCTGAAGCTTCTTTCCGATCAGGCATCGGGGCGGATGACCGTCAAGGGCAGTGCGCGCGGCGACGACAAGCTGATTGCGCTGGCGCTGCGCGCCGATGCGCCGGAGGGCACTCTGGCCGGTCGCAAGCTTTCCGAAGGCGGTCTCGATTTCAATGCCATGCTCGACGGAAATGCAAAGACAGGTGCTGCCCTTTCCGGCAAGCTTGCTGGCAGTGCATTCCTTAATGGCCAGCGTGTTGATCTTGGAACGCTCATCGACATCGTCAATGACGAGAAGCGTCTGACCGACCTCGTCTTCAATGCAGGCGGTGCGCATCTTTCGGGCAATGTCACCCAGACCGCGAAAGGTCTCCTGACCGGCGCGCTGAAGCTCGATGCGCCGGATATTTCCACGGCAGCAGCCCTGGCGCTGGCGGAGGCGACCGGTGCGGCCAATGCTGATATCACGCTCGACGCCAATGACGGTCGCCAGAATGCATCGGTCACTGCCAATGCCAAGGACATCAAGGTCAATGGCAATCGTATCACCTCGGCTGATATTGCCCTGACGGCAAAGGACCTGTTCGGCGTGCCGGTGGTGGACGGCAATGCTGCGGCGCGCGACATAATGGTCGGCACTTTCGGCATCGACAGCTTCGATGCCAAGGCCAATGCAACCGGGTCGAAAACCGATTTTACTGCCAATACCAAGTTGAAAATCGGCACAGTCGCCAGCGCTGCCGGTTCGCTTGAGCCGAAAAATGGCGGTTTTGAACTGGGACTGGCTTCGGCCCATGTGAAGCAGGGCACACTCAGCGCCAATCTGGCCGCGCCCGCCACCATTTCCATGAAGGGCGAGGAAATCTCCTTCGGGGATATCATCATCAATACGGGCGCAGATGCCAGCGCGGGGCAGGTCAAGGTGAATGGCGTGGTCGATGGTCGTCTCGATCTTTCGGTCGCCCTTTCCAATCTGCCGCTGGCTCTGGCCAATACGTTCAAGCCGGAACTGGGGCTTGGCGGCACGGTCAACGGCACAGCCCGCATCACCGGCACGAAAGAAGCACCCAATGTCGCTTTCGACATGGCGGCGCGAGGCGTGACGGCCGCGGAGCTCAAAAAGCAGGGCATTGCGGCTCTCAATGCCGATGCCAAGGGCACCTCGGCCAATAATCGGCTCAATGTCGATGCGCATGTAACCGGAGGGGGCGGCATCGATGTCCGCGCCAATGGTGGTGTGCCGCTCAGTAAGGGCGATCTGGCCATTGACGTCAATCTCGCCAATCTTCCGCTGACGGCATTGAACGGTGCGGTCAAGGGACAGGATCTCGCGGGCAATGTGACCGGAACGGCGCGTGTCACGGGCCCCCTCACCAATCCTGCGGCAATCTTCAATCTGCGCGGTACAGGCCTTGCGGCCAAGCCGCTGCGCGATAACGGACTTGCGCCGCTCACCCTGCAAGCTGCAGGCAGCTATGCGGCCATGGCTATCGACTTCTCGTCGCTGACCGTCGACGGTCCGCGCGGCCTCAATGTCACCGCCAATGGCAAGGTTCCGTTCTCGGGGCAGGGGCTTGGAGTCAATGTCAATGGTAGCATTCCGCTGGCGCTCGCCAACCGCTTCCTGGCCGATCGCGGTGCGCAGGTAAACGGTACGCTGACGCTGACGGCCAGCGTTTCGGGCGGCTTCAACCGTCCGCAGTTGCGCGGCATGTTCTCCACCAATGGCGCAACCTTTGTCGATCCGGACACCAATGTTCGCCTGAACAATATCAATGTCATGGGCAGCCTGGATGGCGAAACCGTCACGCTGCGTCAGGTCAATGCCGCGCTCGGCAGCGGCGGATCGGTTTCTGCCAGCGGTACGATCTCGACCAATGCCGAAGCGAGTTTCCCGGCCAATATCGAGATCAAGCTCAATCGTGCCCGCTATGCCGACGGCAAGCTGGTTGTGGCGACCGTCGACGGCGGGATCACGATCAGCGGGCCGCTGATGCGAGATCCTTTGATTTCAGGCCGCATCGATGTCGACAGGGCAGAAATCTCGGTGCCGGAAAATCTGGGCGGCGGCGCAGCCTATGTTCCGGTTCGCCACAAGAACACGCCTAAGAACGTTCAGGTGACGCTTGATCGCGCCAAGGTCGAAACGCGTCGCAGCAAAGTGCCGACGCCGACAGCGCGTCCGACCGTGCCGCGCCTCGACGTTGTCATCAATGCGCCCAACCAGATTTTCGTGCGCGGTCGCGGCCTCGATACGGAGCTGGGCGGACGTCTTCGCCTGACCGGGCCTGTGACCGATATCAAGCCGGTCGGCGCGTTCGACATGATCCGCGGCCGCATCGGTATTCTCGGGCAGCGCATTACCTTCGATGAAGGCAATGTCACGCTGGTGGGCGATCTTAATCCGCAGCTCAACTTCGTCGCCCGTTCGGAAGGCAATGAAATCACTGCAATCGTGACGGTGACGGGTACGGTTGATAATCTCGACATAAAATTCTCGTCGACGCCGGAATTGCCGCAGGATGAAGTGCTGGCGCAGTTGATCTTCAAGCGCTCAATCGGCGAGTTGTCGGCCTTCCAGATCGCACAGCTTGCCGCTGCCGCCGCCGAACTTGCGGGCGGCTCCAACAACTCGCTCATGAACAAGCTGCGCGCCGGGACAGGTCTCGACGATCTTGATGTCGTGACGGATGACAAGGGCCAGACAGCAGTTCGTGCCGGTCGCTATATCCGCGACAATATCTATCTGGGCGTGGAAGCGGGTTCAGGCGGCTCAACCAAGGGCACCGTCAATCTCGACATCACCCGTAACCTGAAAGCCAAGGGTTCACTGGGAGCGGAAGGCGATTCCAGCGGCGGTATCTTCTACGAAAAAGATTATTGA
- a CDS encoding VOC family protein, with amino-acid sequence MAKAIHSMIRVLDEEKSVSFYNQAFGLDIAERIDFETFTLIYLRNAEADFEVELTVNKGRTEPYNLGDGYGHLAVAVDDVDAEHARFTELGFKVGKLVDFKNNGVQLARFFFAEDPDGYKIEVLQRGGRYQ; translated from the coding sequence GTGGCTAAAGCCATTCATTCGATGATCCGTGTTCTCGACGAGGAAAAATCCGTTTCCTTCTATAATCAGGCTTTTGGCCTCGATATTGCCGAGCGCATTGATTTCGAAACCTTCACGCTGATCTATCTGCGCAATGCCGAAGCCGATTTCGAAGTCGAGCTGACGGTCAACAAGGGCCGTACCGAGCCTTACAATCTGGGCGATGGCTATGGTCATCTCGCCGTGGCGGTCGATGACGTCGATGCCGAACATGCCCGTTTCACGGAACTTGGCTTCAAGGTCGGCAAGCTTGTCGATTTCAAGAATAACGGCGTGCAGCTTGCCCGCTTCTTCTTCGCGGAAGATCCGGACGGCTACAAGATCGAAGTTCTGCAACGGGGCGGCCGCTACCAGTAA
- a CDS encoding L,D-transpeptidase → MTKFIDDLSRRRFLFGTGAVLLTGAAGCNQTMDMSAFQMNVDPMSTGGITPMRPQISVDRDITTPDVMYAAVQEGPYSLPAIPYEKVPKQFRRQIVPDPTGQAPGTIVVSLKDHLLYYVLPGGEALRYGIGIGKAGFEWSGTANVQYKKQWPVWTPPPEMIQRKPELAKYRNGQEPGPQNPLGARALYIFQNGQDTGYRIHGSPEWWSIGQSMSSGCIRLMNQDIIDLYNRVQGKAPIIVG, encoded by the coding sequence ATGACCAAGTTCATTGACGATCTGAGCCGCCGCCGCTTCCTTTTCGGCACCGGTGCCGTCCTCCTCACCGGTGCTGCCGGTTGTAACCAAACGATGGATATGTCGGCCTTCCAGATGAATGTCGACCCGATGTCGACGGGCGGGATTACGCCGATGCGTCCGCAGATCAGCGTCGACCGCGATATCACGACGCCGGATGTCATGTACGCCGCCGTGCAGGAAGGGCCGTATTCACTGCCCGCAATTCCATACGAGAAGGTGCCGAAGCAATTCCGCCGTCAGATCGTGCCGGACCCGACAGGGCAGGCGCCGGGAACGATTGTTGTCAGCCTCAAGGACCATCTTCTCTATTACGTTCTGCCGGGCGGAGAAGCGCTGCGCTACGGCATCGGGATCGGCAAGGCGGGCTTTGAGTGGTCGGGCACCGCCAATGTCCAGTACAAGAAGCAATGGCCGGTCTGGACGCCTCCACCGGAAATGATCCAGCGCAAGCCGGAACTGGCAAAATATCGTAACGGTCAGGAACCCGGCCCGCAAAATCCGCTGGGTGCGCGCGCGCTCTACATTTTCCAGAATGGGCAGGACACCGGTTATCGCATCCACGGCTCGCCGGAATGGTGGTCGATCGGCCAGTCCATGTCATCCGGCTGTATCCGCCTGATGAACCAGGACATCATCGATCTCTATAACCGCGTACAGGGCAAGGCTCCGATCATCGTCGGATAA
- a CDS encoding DUF1775 domain-containing protein: MKNYRLFASAISIAALCASAGLAQAHSSLDQSEAKAGGFYKATFRVPHGCDGKATTEVKVELPEGFISAQPQVKAGWKIETVKGDYAQSYKVHGKDVTSGVREVRFTDGNLPGDFYDEFTVVGQLAKFDKDTTLSFPVTQVCGSDASVAWTEVPKDGQNPHDLAHPAPQLLVKAAGADDGHGGHGGHDKMGQMDGASMQAAMPTKLGELEITAPSVRAMVPGAKVAGGFMTIANDGKDADKLVSVTTGGVKRVEIHEMSMQNDVMKMRQLEGGLDIPAGEKVELKSGGYHLMFIQPEKPYKEGETVPVTLEFEKAGKVTIDFPVTAQSGQKGGQKDGEHSGH; encoded by the coding sequence ATGAAGAACTATCGTCTTTTCGCCTCCGCCATCTCGATTGCCGCACTGTGCGCCTCTGCTGGCCTGGCCCAAGCCCACTCCTCCCTCGACCAGAGCGAAGCCAAGGCAGGCGGCTTCTACAAGGCAACCTTCCGCGTACCGCATGGCTGCGACGGCAAGGCCACGACTGAAGTGAAGGTCGAGCTGCCTGAAGGCTTCATTTCGGCCCAGCCGCAGGTCAAGGCGGGCTGGAAGATCGAGACCGTCAAGGGTGACTATGCCCAGAGCTACAAGGTGCACGGCAAGGATGTGACTTCCGGCGTCCGCGAAGTCCGCTTCACCGATGGCAACCTGCCCGGTGATTTCTACGACGAGTTCACCGTTGTCGGCCAGCTCGCCAAGTTCGACAAGGACACCACCCTCTCCTTTCCCGTGACGCAGGTCTGCGGAAGCGACGCTTCGGTTGCGTGGACGGAAGTGCCCAAGGATGGCCAGAACCCGCACGATCTGGCGCATCCGGCACCGCAGCTGCTCGTGAAGGCCGCGGGCGCTGACGATGGGCACGGCGGCCATGGTGGGCACGACAAGATGGGCCAGATGGATGGGGCCTCCATGCAGGCAGCAATGCCGACGAAGCTTGGCGAACTGGAAATCACGGCACCTTCGGTGCGCGCCATGGTTCCCGGTGCCAAGGTTGCAGGCGGGTTCATGACCATCGCCAATGACGGCAAGGATGCCGACAAGCTGGTCTCCGTCACCACCGGCGGTGTCAAGCGCGTCGAAATCCATGAGATGTCGATGCAGAACGACGTGATGAAGATGCGCCAGCTTGAAGGCGGTCTGGATATTCCGGCAGGCGAGAAGGTCGAGCTGAAGTCCGGTGGTTATCACCTCATGTTCATCCAGCCGGAAAAGCCATACAAGGAAGGCGAGACCGTTCCTGTCACGTTGGAATTCGAAAAGGCCGGCAAGGTCACAATCGACTTCCCCGTCACCGCCCAAAGCGGTCAAAAGGGCGGCCAGAAAGATGGAGAGCATTCGGGTCACTAG
- the apbC gene encoding iron-sulfur cluster carrier protein ApbC gives MTSVTREQVQERLKTVTGPDFESDVVSLGLVSDIFIADGKVFFSITVPAARADALEPMRLAAEKAVKEIPGVTGALVTLTAEKKGGRTSDDAPPPPKPQARPAAAPVQHRHPPQPQRAATKPGIPGVGAIIAVASGKGGVGKSTTAVNLALGLAANGLKVGILDADIYGPSMPRLLGLSGRPETVEGRILKPMENYGIKVMSMGFMVDEETPMIWRGPMVMSALTQMLREVAWGELDVLVVDMPPGTGDAQLTMAQQVPLAGAVVVSTPQDLALIDARKGLNMFRKVDVPLLGIVENMSYFIAPDTGARYDIFGNGGARREAERLEVPFLGEVPLHMDVRAYSDAGTPITVHEPDSEHAKIYREIARKVWDNMKGGKGAGKPAPAIVFE, from the coding sequence ATGACAAGCGTAACACGCGAACAGGTTCAGGAACGGCTGAAGACCGTGACGGGACCGGATTTCGAAAGCGATGTTGTGTCGCTCGGATTGGTGTCGGATATCTTTATTGCCGACGGCAAGGTTTTCTTCTCCATCACGGTTCCGGCAGCACGCGCCGATGCGCTGGAGCCGATGCGGCTTGCCGCTGAAAAGGCCGTGAAGGAAATTCCGGGCGTCACTGGCGCGCTGGTCACGCTCACCGCCGAAAAGAAAGGCGGACGTACCAGCGACGATGCGCCCCCACCACCAAAGCCGCAGGCCAGACCTGCAGCCGCTCCGGTTCAGCATCGCCACCCGCCACAGCCGCAGCGCGCAGCGACCAAGCCCGGCATACCGGGCGTTGGCGCGATCATTGCTGTCGCATCGGGCAAGGGTGGCGTCGGCAAGTCCACCACCGCGGTCAATCTTGCGCTCGGTCTTGCCGCCAACGGGCTGAAGGTCGGCATTCTCGATGCCGATATTTACGGACCGTCCATGCCGCGCCTGCTCGGCCTTTCCGGCCGTCCGGAAACGGTCGAGGGCCGCATCCTGAAGCCGATGGAAAATTACGGCATCAAGGTCATGTCGATGGGCTTCATGGTCGATGAGGAAACGCCGATGATCTGGCGCGGGCCGATGGTCATGTCGGCGCTGACGCAGATGCTGCGCGAAGTGGCCTGGGGCGAACTGGACGTTCTGGTGGTCGACATGCCGCCGGGCACCGGCGACGCACAGCTCACCATGGCGCAGCAGGTGCCGCTGGCGGGTGCCGTGGTCGTTTCGACACCACAGGACCTGGCGTTGATCGACGCGCGCAAGGGCTTGAACATGTTCCGCAAGGTGGATGTCCCGCTTCTGGGCATCGTCGAGAACATGAGCTACTTCATCGCGCCTGATACTGGCGCGCGCTACGATATTTTCGGCAATGGCGGCGCGCGCAGGGAGGCGGAGCGTCTCGAGGTGCCGTTCCTGGGCGAAGTGCCGCTGCATATGGATGTGCGCGCCTATTCGGATGCGGGCACGCCGATCACCGTCCATGAACCGGACAGCGAACACGCGAAAATCTATCGCGAGATCGCCCGCAAGGTCTGGGACAACATGAAGGGCGGCAAGGGGGCTGGAAAGCCCGCGCCGGCGATTGTCTTCGAATGA
- a CDS encoding GMC family oxidoreductase produces MAAPYNLKDDKVVVIIGSGAGGGTLGNELAQKGIDVVILEAGKRHEFEDFINDEWDSFAQLAWLDKRTTSGSWRVANDFPNLPAWIVKAVGGTTTHWAGASLRFQDYEFETLTHYGKIEGANLLDWPITLADLEPYYAKAEDKMGVTRTNGIEGLPGNNNFKVMKAGADKLGYKECHTGRMAINSAPRDDRMACQQTGFCFQGCKWGAKWSTLYTEIPKGEETGRLEVRPECTALKIEHNAAGKVTGVLYADKDGKQHLQKARVVCVAGNSIESPRLLLNSASSKFPDGLANSSGQVGRNYMRHTTGSVYASFEKPVHMYRGTTMAGIIRDEAAHNPKRGFVGGYEMETVSLGLPFMAAFLNPGGWGRSFTSALDDYVNMAGLWIVGEDMPQEKNRITLSKDVKDEHGLPVPDVYYDDHPNDIAMRDHAYAQGKALYEAVGAVRTFPTPPYPSTHNLGTNRMSEKPQDGVVNKHGQTHDIKNLFVSDGSQFTTGGAENPTLTIVALAIRQADYIAEQMKKRAI; encoded by the coding sequence ATGGCTGCTCCATACAATCTCAAGGACGACAAGGTCGTCGTTATCATCGGCTCGGGCGCTGGCGGCGGCACGCTCGGCAACGAACTGGCCCAGAAAGGCATCGACGTCGTCATTCTCGAAGCCGGAAAACGCCACGAGTTCGAAGATTTTATCAATGATGAATGGGATAGTTTTGCCCAGCTCGCCTGGCTCGACAAGCGCACGACATCGGGCAGCTGGCGCGTGGCGAACGATTTCCCGAACCTGCCCGCATGGATCGTGAAGGCTGTCGGCGGCACCACCACCCACTGGGCTGGTGCATCCTTGCGTTTTCAGGATTACGAGTTCGAGACCCTGACCCATTACGGCAAGATCGAAGGGGCAAATCTGCTCGACTGGCCGATCACGCTGGCCGATCTGGAGCCTTACTACGCCAAGGCCGAGGACAAGATGGGGGTCACCCGCACCAACGGCATTGAGGGTCTGCCCGGCAACAATAATTTCAAGGTTATGAAAGCCGGTGCCGACAAGCTCGGCTACAAGGAATGCCATACGGGTCGCATGGCTATCAATTCCGCCCCGCGCGACGACCGCATGGCCTGCCAGCAGACCGGCTTCTGCTTTCAGGGCTGCAAATGGGGCGCAAAATGGTCGACGCTCTATACGGAAATTCCCAAGGGCGAGGAAACCGGCAGGCTGGAAGTTCGCCCGGAATGCACGGCGCTCAAGATCGAGCACAATGCGGCAGGCAAGGTGACGGGCGTGCTCTATGCCGACAAGGATGGCAAGCAGCACTTGCAGAAGGCGCGCGTCGTCTGCGTGGCAGGCAATTCGATTGAAAGCCCGCGCCTTCTGCTCAATTCGGCTTCGTCGAAATTCCCGGACGGCCTCGCCAATTCGTCAGGACAGGTCGGGCGCAACTATATGCGCCACACGACCGGTTCGGTCTATGCCTCGTTTGAAAAGCCGGTTCACATGTATCGCGGCACCACCATGGCAGGCATCATCCGCGATGAGGCTGCGCATAATCCGAAACGAGGCTTCGTCGGCGGCTATGAGATGGAAACCGTTTCGCTTGGCCTGCCTTTCATGGCTGCCTTCCTCAATCCGGGCGGTTGGGGGCGCAGCTTCACCTCGGCACTCGACGATTATGTCAACATGGCCGGTCTCTGGATCGTCGGCGAAGACATGCCGCAGGAGAAAAACCGCATCACGCTGAGCAAGGACGTGAAGGACGAACACGGCTTGCCGGTTCCCGACGTCTATTACGACGATCACCCGAACGATATCGCCATGCGCGATCATGCCTATGCGCAGGGCAAGGCGCTTTATGAGGCCGTTGGTGCCGTCCGTACCTTCCCGACCCCACCCTATCCGTCAACGCATAATCTGGGCACCAACCGGATGAGCGAAAAGCCGCAGGATGGCGTCGTGAACAAGCACGGACAGACGCATGACATCAAGAATCTGTTCGTTTCCGATGGCAGCCAGTTCACAACCGGCGGCGCGGAAAACCCGACCCTGACCATCGTAGCTCTCGCTATCCGTCAGGCTGATTATATCGCGGAACAGATGAAGAAGCGGGCGATCTGA
- a CDS encoding ribbon-helix-helix domain-containing protein has translation MCKVFAEQDPEGYRQINRSVRIGGHSTSIQLEATFWRLLDEIAASQNLTTPRFISTLYDEALEANGAIPNFASMLRTTCALYLMGHRPEAAVCEEAA, from the coding sequence ATGTGCAAGGTTTTCGCCGAGCAGGACCCGGAAGGCTACCGGCAGATCAATCGCTCCGTGCGCATAGGCGGTCATTCCACCAGCATTCAGCTGGAGGCCACCTTCTGGCGCCTGCTGGATGAGATCGCGGCCAGCCAGAACCTGACCACGCCCCGCTTCATATCGACGCTTTACGACGAAGCGCTGGAGGCCAATGGCGCGATCCCGAATTTTGCCTCCATGCTGCGCACCACCTGCGCGCTCTATCTCATGGGTCATCGTCCCGAGGCTGCCGTCTGCGAGGAGGCAGCCTGA